A region of Elusimicrobiota bacterium DNA encodes the following proteins:
- the greA gene encoding transcription elongation factor GreA has translation MAGETFLSRQGYEKLREDLARLKERRGELSGEIGEAREKGDLKENAEYHAAKEEQAKVQRRINEMEEKLRFAQIIDESNVQSGEIRIGATAHLKDVKSGEDIEYTLVDAAEADFSKGRISVQSPVAQALLGHKEGEQVTIKLASGPLLYHVKKVTRSLS, from the coding sequence ATGGCTGGCGAGACGTTTTTATCGCGACAGGGATACGAAAAACTGAGGGAAGATTTGGCCCGCTTGAAAGAGCGGCGGGGGGAGTTGAGCGGGGAGATCGGGGAGGCGCGGGAGAAGGGCGACCTGAAGGAAAACGCGGAATACCATGCCGCCAAAGAAGAACAGGCCAAGGTCCAACGGCGCATCAATGAAATGGAAGAGAAGCTTCGTTTCGCGCAAATCATCGACGAATCGAACGTTCAGTCCGGCGAGATCCGGATCGGCGCGACGGCTCATTTGAAAGACGTGAAATCGGGGGAGGACATCGAGTATACGCTGGTGGACGCGGCGGAGGCGGATTTTTCCAAGGGCCGCATTTCCGTCCAGTCCCCCGTGGCCCAGGCCTTGCTGGGGCACAAGGAAGGCGAACAGGTCACGATCAAGCTGGCCTCCGGTCCCCTGCTTTATCACGTGAAAAAGGTCACCCGGTCGCTGAGTTGA
- a CDS encoding citrate synthase (catalyzes the formation of citrate from acetyl-CoA and oxaloacetate), with the protein MTDTPKELHVPKGLEDVVVGPSSITFLDGIKGRMLYKGYDAVAMAGKISFEEVAYLLWEGDLPNRSQLKIFSQSLAESRALPGEVLSLLEKFPKNCHPMDVLREGITLLGMLAPDASDESPGALRRKAVGLVARMATLAAAWDRIRRGQAPIAPDLTLGHSANFLYMITGQKPDPLSVEAMDMYLSLLADHDLNASTFTARVIISTLSDMHSAVAGALGALKGPLHGGANEKAMEMFLEIADPAKVDTWIEKAIQEKRKIMGFGHRVYKVEDPRSVPLRAMSHRLSQVRGDMRWYNISIKVAEAVQRRKNIYTNVDFFSASVLYMMGVPMDMFTTVFAAGRVAGWCAHIFEQLADNRLIRPRTDYVGPTDRPFVPLEQRP; encoded by the coding sequence ATGACCGACACCCCCAAAGAATTGCACGTCCCGAAAGGGCTCGAAGATGTGGTCGTCGGGCCCTCCTCGATCACGTTCCTAGACGGCATTAAGGGCCGGATGTTGTATAAGGGCTACGATGCCGTGGCCATGGCCGGCAAGATCTCTTTCGAAGAGGTGGCCTATCTCCTCTGGGAAGGCGACCTCCCGAACCGATCCCAGCTCAAAATATTTTCCCAATCCCTGGCCGAGAGCCGCGCTTTGCCCGGCGAGGTCCTGTCCCTCTTGGAGAAATTCCCCAAGAATTGCCACCCCATGGATGTTCTACGGGAAGGTATCACCCTTTTGGGGATGCTCGCCCCGGACGCTTCGGACGAATCGCCGGGGGCCCTTCGCCGGAAAGCGGTGGGGCTGGTGGCGCGCATGGCCACCCTGGCCGCCGCCTGGGACCGCATCCGCCGCGGACAGGCTCCGATCGCGCCGGACCTCACCCTGGGGCACTCCGCCAACTTTCTCTACATGATCACGGGCCAGAAGCCCGACCCTCTGAGCGTCGAGGCGATGGACATGTATTTATCCCTCCTGGCCGACCACGATTTGAACGCCTCGACCTTCACGGCGCGGGTCATTATCTCCACCTTGTCGGATATGCATTCCGCCGTGGCCGGAGCGCTGGGGGCTCTCAAGGGACCTTTGCATGGGGGCGCCAACGAGAAGGCCATGGAGATGTTTTTGGAAATCGCCGATCCCGCCAAAGTCGATACCTGGATAGAAAAAGCCATTCAGGAGAAACGCAAGATCATGGGGTTCGGTCATCGGGTTTACAAAGTCGAAGACCCCCGGTCGGTGCCGCTCCGCGCCATGTCGCACCGGCTTTCCCAGGTTCGGGGCGACATGCGGTGGTACAACATTTCCATCAAGGTGGCCGAAGCCGTTCAACGGCGGAAAAATATTTACACCAACGTGGATTTTTTCTCCGCCTCGGTGCTCTATATGATGGGGGTTCCCATGGACATGTTTACGACGGTTTTCGCCGCCGGCCGGGTCGCCGGTTGGTGCGCCCATATTTTTGAACAGTTGGCCGACAATCGTCTGATCCGGCCCCGCACCGATTACGTGGGTCCCACCGACCGTCCCTTCGTCCCACTGGAGCAACGCCCTTAA